GTGGTTCTGTGACAGCGCGTGAAAACCAAGGACGTAGATGGAGCCAAGCGTGCGTGTCAACGCGGAAGGCATGTCGGGGCTTATACTGAGAAAGAGTTCTTGGGCGCTGATTGCGGACACTGTCGTGCCCGCGCTACTTGCAGGAGAAGGGGTTTCACGCACCAAGCGAATGCGTAGCATGTCGTTTATTGTTAGCTTAACTTCGTTCACCCGCTTTCTTATCTGGCTTTCGATGTGGGAGCGCGAAAGTGATGTCAGTACGACGTCGGCCACTTCTTCGGTGAAAAGGGTTTCGTTTTGAGCGACCTCTAGTTCCACCTGTTCTTCTTGTTGCTGTGTGAATATGTAAAAACCAAGCCCGAGCGTTCCTGCGATAAGGATAACCCCCAGTCCCACGAGGAGCAGTTGTTGCAGTGGGAAACGACGCTCTCTATTCGTTGCATCCACCCCCAGCGTCTCGCGTTTTGCATGTTCGGCGAGGGCAATGCCCGTAATCGAGCGCTTCTCTCTCTGGATAGTTTCAGTGACGTCGGTCTTGAAAGTGCGAAGTGGTTTTAGGAACGAAGCAATACTGGGATTTTCAACTACTGGCTTTTCCTGAATCTTTGACGGTGCTACCAACTCCGTTTTTTCTACAGAGTTTGTTTTTTGTGGAATGGTGGGGATATTGCTTAGCGGAATACTTTCTGGCGCTCGGGATTCCACCGTCTCTTCTTTGGGCACAGGTATCTGCTTTCCCACCTCAAGTTCACTTGGAGTGATGGGCAGTGTCTCCGCATCCTCGTCTATAGCCATGGGTTGTACACCATACTTTGTGATGTCTTCTTTTTTTTCTGTTGTGCCGTTCCAGATTTCGCCGACCTCATTTGACAATGACCTGTTGGGAGCGGCTTCGGAGGCTCCGCCAAAAACAAAGAATCCCTCTTTCTCTTGCGTCTCTGGTTTCTGGGGTGGCATCTCTGTGCCGTCGGCCTTTTGTTGAGGAGTGGTGTTTTCTTGTGGGGGCATTGTTTCTAGTATATCGCGTTACGTTTGTTAGAAAAACCCCTCCGACCTAAGGTGGAGGGGTTTTTGCTATGAATGGCCGTTTGAGCGGTAGGGACGATGGTTGGACGGTCTTGGTGGGCGCGAGGCGTAGTCTGCAGGAATCTTTCCTCGGAAAAAGTCTGGATCTGCACCCTTGATAGAGAGATTGATTCTTCCCCTCTCGTCGATTTCTTTTACAACAACAGGGACGCGGTCCCCTTCCTTCAAGATATCACTAGGCTGGTCGATGCGTATCGGGGCAAGTTCGGAGACATGTACAAGCCCATCGGCGAACGGTGAGATTTTGACCATTACCCCGAATTCAAAGAGGCGGACCACCTCTCCTTCGACGCGCTCCCCGGGAGTCCACTCGTGGGCTATCGCTTGCACTTTTTGTAACGCTGTTTCTGCGGCGCCGTTTTTGCCTATAACAAAGACCGTGCCGTCTTCCTCGATAGAAATTTCAGCACCAGTTTCGGCAATAATCTTGTTGATTGTTTTGCCGGACGGACCGATAAGAAGTCCTATTTTGTCTGTAGCGATTTTTTGCGTTAACACTTTTGGCGCTGATGGTTTTGTTTCTACGCGCGGCTTCGGCATTGCCTTCTCCATAACATCCAGCGCAAAGAGTCGTGCGAGTCGCGCCTTTTCAAATGCGTTGGCAAGAATGGCAATCGGAATACTTCCGATTTTAATATCCATCTGTACAGCGGTAATGCCATCGCGCGTGCCCGCGACCTTAAAGTCCATGTCTCCGTGGTGATCCTCGGGCCCTTGGATATCGGTTAGGATTTTATAGTCGCCATTTTCCCCAAGCATAAGCCCCATGGCCATTCCAGCAACAGGTTTTTTAATTGGCACCCCGGCGTCCATAAGGGCCAGTGTTGCGGCACAGACCGAACCCATTGATGTTGAGCCGTTTGAAGACATAACCTCCGAGACAACACGTATCGTATACGGGAATACCTCTTTTGAAGGAATAATAGGGAACAACGCTTTTTCAGCGAGTGCCCCATGTCCTATCATGCGGCGATTTGTTCCCCCAAGACGTCCTGTTTCTCCAGATGAAAAAGGTGGGAAGTTGTAGTGGTGCATGAACTGCTTTTTGGTCTTGATTTCCATGCCCTCGATAATCTGTGCTTGCTCAGGCCCCCCAAGAGTTACAATAGAAAGCACATGAGTTTGCCCACGATAGAACAGTCCCACCCCATGAAGCATTGGGGATATGCTTCCCGCCTCTGCGTAGAGTGGGCGGATCTCATCCATACCCCTTCCGTCAACGCGCCTCCCCTCTTCGAGGGCCGCTTTGTGGACCAGCGCATCCATCTTCTCTTCAAAATATTCACTTGCAAGAGCGGTACTCTCCTCGGGGAGGACAGCTCTTACCAACTCAAACCACTCCCCGCGTAAGTCATCGTAGGTTTTAATGCGACTACCAGTGCCGACGTTGCGCGGGTTCAGTCTTTCCTCAAGTGGAGGCAAGCACTCCATAAATGCACACTCCGCAAATCGTGGTTCGATTTTTTCTGCGAAAAGAATTTTGAGCGCATTACCCGGTTCTTTAAAGTTAATCGGCGTTTTTACAAGACCCACTTTCTGTATTATCTCTTTCTGCCAAGCCTCGAGTTTCGTTATTTCCGATACTGCTGTAGCAAGTGCGGCATTGATTTCCCCCTCGCCCACCTCTTTAGCCCCCGCTTCGATCATGTTGACGTTCCCATCCTTTCCACAGATAAGCAGGTCTAATACACTTTTTTCATCCTGACGGTGTTTGAGTGCGGGGTTAGTGACAAAGTCGGCATTGGTGTCGTGTTTTCCTATGCGCACAGCGCCTACGGGTCCGTTCCATGGAATATCTGATGTTCCGAGTGCTAATGACGCCGCATTAATCGCGAGTACACCCGGGTCATCTTCTCCCATGGAGAGGATGGTGATGATGACCTGCACTTCATTTCGCATCCGCTTATCGAAAAGTGGCCGTATGGTTCGGTCAACGGCTCGCCCACCCAAGATGGCCTCGTCTGATGGGCGCCCCTCTCGTCGCATGAAGCGGCTCCCCAAAATTTCTCCTGCCGCGTAAAACTTCTCTTCATAGTCAACGGTAAGCGGGAAGAAATCCGTGTCCCCCCTCGTGCCCCTCGCCATCACCGCTGTTGCAAGTACGGTTGTGGTGCCGCACGAGAGAATAACCGACCCGTTTGCCTTTTCCGCTAGATCACTAAAGGTAGCTGTAAGCTGTTTGCCGCCGATTTCAGTGGAGAACGTTTGCGTTTTCATGCCAAAAATTAAGGAGTGAGTGATAATAAACGACTATAATTTTTGCGCACCCGCCTAAGTTTTTGCTTCGCAAAAATTTTGGCGGGTCTAGTAAAATATGTTCGCTATACTCACTATTTTACTATGATAGTTAAAAGGTACCACAAAGCCTTTTCTTTGGAACGGTTGCGTTACGGCTTTATTCATGGCATCTTGTGTTGCAGATACTTCTATTGGGGACTTTCATGGCTCTTCTAGGCGGTTGCGCAAGGGATGCCTTTGAATGCCAATGCAGTTGTCACCACGAAAATGAAAACGATGGAGATAGTATGGTTGTGGGGGTGCACATTGCTGCGTGTTGTGAGCGGTGCCCACAGTGTGGCACGCGCATCATGATTGGGATGCTCGAACTGCATCTGTCATCGGCGCACAAAGAAGACGCTCGTCCTCTTCCCCCTCTTCCTCCCGATCCTGTTGTTAGGGGGGAGGACCCATTTGACCTTTGACGAAGATACACCCAAAAAGGACGATGAGTGCACGCACACGTGTCATCTCGGAGAGGGTGGCGTAATAGATTGTGGAAGCTGTTGCGCCGGTCAATGTCCCCATTGTTGGAGATTCATCAAGAGGGATAGATTCAATGAGCACGTGAATCGCTGTGGACTCACGGAGGATCACGGAAGAATTATTCCTCAAATTGGGTAATGCAAAACCGCCCCGATGTTACATCGGGGCGGTTTTTTCTTTAGCGTTTTCGTGGCGCATTTCCTATGAGGAATTTCTTTGGTTCTTCGCCAAGGTCTATAAAGTCATCTGCGA
This portion of the Parcubacteria group bacterium genome encodes:
- a CDS encoding polyribonucleotide nucleotidyltransferase, yielding MKTQTFSTEIGGKQLTATFSDLAEKANGSVILSCGTTTVLATAVMARGTRGDTDFFPLTVDYEEKFYAAGEILGSRFMRREGRPSDEAILGGRAVDRTIRPLFDKRMRNEVQVIITILSMGEDDPGVLAINAASLALGTSDIPWNGPVGAVRIGKHDTNADFVTNPALKHRQDEKSVLDLLICGKDGNVNMIEAGAKEVGEGEINAALATAVSEITKLEAWQKEIIQKVGLVKTPINFKEPGNALKILFAEKIEPRFAECAFMECLPPLEERLNPRNVGTGSRIKTYDDLRGEWFELVRAVLPEESTALASEYFEEKMDALVHKAALEEGRRVDGRGMDEIRPLYAEAGSISPMLHGVGLFYRGQTHVLSIVTLGGPEQAQIIEGMEIKTKKQFMHHYNFPPFSSGETGRLGGTNRRMIGHGALAEKALFPIIPSKEVFPYTIRVVSEVMSSNGSTSMGSVCAATLALMDAGVPIKKPVAGMAMGLMLGENGDYKILTDIQGPEDHHGDMDFKVAGTRDGITAVQMDIKIGSIPIAILANAFEKARLARLFALDVMEKAMPKPRVETKPSAPKVLTQKIATDKIGLLIGPSGKTINKIIAETGAEISIEEDGTVFVIGKNGAAETALQKVQAIAHEWTPGERVEGEVVRLFEFGVMVKISPFADGLVHVSELAPIRIDQPSDILKEGDRVPVVVKEIDERGRINLSIKGADPDFFRGKIPADYASRPPRPSNHRPYRSNGHS